Proteins encoded within one genomic window of Cyprinus carpio isolate SPL01 chromosome B22, ASM1834038v1, whole genome shotgun sequence:
- the LOC109098163 gene encoding carcinoembryonic antigen-related cell adhesion molecule 1-like — protein MNSTEYSLIFRGLKFYFLHIASVLLLRGASGVDTDGVSVFVMEGDSVTLHTDVSKTQQERIKWYFNDTCVAEINGDLSKICANDKCHDDKERLRDGIRLDHQTGSLTITNIRNTDSGLYKLHIMNNSSSIREKVFMVTVHGVPAAEIDTVKTKSVMEGESVTLDTHMLKKSNDFIAWYFNDILIIEINGHLRYVCTDVQCNKGTERFRDRLKLDNQTGSLTIMNTRITDSGDYHLEIFSSNFSISYIRSFSVTVNGVLGVLTDGGSVFVMEGDSVTLHTGVKKSQNDRIVWYFNDTFIAQINGNLKRISSVTDRLVLDSQTGSLTITNITTTDSGVYELQVISSRISQKIFSVSVHDVPGAETHNIKTMPVAEGESVTLDPGVIKKPNDLMTWYFNGMCLAEVSGDLSFICPDVQCNEGTKRFRDRLKLDHQTGSLTIMNIRNTDSGVYKLEINSTNSSIRRRRSSSISIRSFKSFSVAVIESGLSAAGIYACVGIFLLVSVAVSAGVIFCRHNDSTQPGQNEHHVEHSSPNMTEMPLMTVANESSPNRTST, from the exons atgaATTCCACAGAATATTCGTTAATTTTCAGAGGACTGAAGTTCTATTTTTTGCACATAGCGAGTGTTTTACTTCTGCGTG GTGCATCAGGTGTTGATACAGATGGAGTGTCAGTGtttgtgatggagggagattctgtcactctgcACACTGATGTTTCAAAAACCCAACAAGAGAgaattaaatggtattttaatgacacgtGTGTGGCTGAAATTAATGGTGATCTCAGTAAAATCTGTGCAAATGATAAATGTCATGATGATAAAGAAAGACTCAGAGATGGAATAaggctggatcatcagactggatctctgaccatcacaaatatcagaaacacagactctggactcTATAAACTACATATCatgaacaacagcagcagcattagGGAAAAGGTATTCATGGTTACTGTCCATG gtgttcctGCTGCAGAAATAGATACGGTAAAAACTaaatcagtgatggagggagaatcTGTTACCTTAGACACTCATATGCTAAAAAAATCTAATGATTTTATAgcatggtattttaatgacattctcATCATTGAAATCAATGGACATCTCAGATAtgtctgtacagatgttcagtgtaataaaggtactgagagattcagagacagactgaaactggacaatcagactggatctctgaccatcatgaacaccagaatcacagactctggagattatcaTCTAGAGATCTTCAGCAGCAACTTCAGCATTAGCTACATTAGGAGCTTCAGTGTTACTGTCAATG GTGTTTTGGGTGTTTTGACCGATGGAGGGTCGGTGtttgtgatggagggagattcagtcactctacacactggtgTTAAAAAAAGCCAAAACGACAGAATTgtatggtattttaatgacactttCATTGCTCAAATCAATGGAAATCTAAAAAGGATTTCTAGTGTTACAGACAGACTGGTGCTGGACagtcagactggatctctgaccatcacaaacatcacaaccacTGACTCTGGAGTCTATGAACTACAGGTCATCAGCAGCAGAATCAGTCAAAagattttcagtgtttcagtCCATG ATGTTCCTGGTGCAGAGACACATAACATAAAGACAATGCCAGTGGcggagggagaatctgtcactttagatcctgGTGTAATTAAAAAACCAAATGACTTGATGACATGGTATTTTAATGGCATGTGCCTTGCTGAAGTCAGTGGAGATCTCAGTTTTATCTGtccagatgttcagtgtaatgaaggtactaagagattcagagacagactgaagctggatcatcagactggctctctgaccatcatgaacatcagaaacacagactctggagttTATAAACTGGAGATAAACAGCACCAATAGCAGCATTCGTCGCCGGCGCAGCAGCAGTATCAGCATCAGAAGCTTTAAGAGCTTCAGTGTTGCTGTCATTG AATCAGGTCTGTCTGCAGCAGGAATATATGCTTGTGTTGGCATCTTTCTGCTGGTTTCTGTAGCTGTATCCGCTGGTGTGATTTTCTGTCGCCATAATGACTCTACACAACCAGGACAGAAT GAGCATCATGTTGAACACTCGTCCCCTAATATGACTGAGATGCCATTGATGACTGTTGCCAATGAATCATCGCCTAATCGGACATCAACGTAA